The genomic DNA ATCACCACTCCTGTGAGTCACCGGCGGCGTGAACCGGCTAACTCGTCTACTATCTCGGTACCGAGATAGTAGGTCAAGGTGCGCCGCAGCGATGCGTGCAGCCAAGGTGGCTGCACGCGTTGTCACTGACGACTTCGGTACCGAGGCACTAGAAAAAATTGCGCATTGCGCAGCGAGGAGGCACCACGATGCTGATGACAGCGGAAATGGGCTGGGGAATGATGTTTGCCGGGCTGCTGCTGCTGGTCGGGGCACTGGCGCTAGTGGTATTCGGCGCGGCCTGGCTCGCGGATGCGATCGGGCGATCGGACCGCCCAGCACCTTCAGCATCCGCGCCAACCGCCATCGAGGTGCTGCGACACCGGTACGCCCAGGGGGCGATCGACGATGAGGAGCTGGCTCATCGCTTGGCTAAGCTCGACAATGACACGAGTGCCGCGGATTGCGCGGATTCGGTGCGCGTCGCGCCGACATCATCACGACCACAGTGGCTTTCGGCCGGGCGTGCGTACGACAGGAGATCGACGGCGATGGATAAGATGATCAGGCGACTGCGCTCGGGCTGATCGGCATCGGCGGTGGACTCGTCGGCACCGCCTACGCCCTGCGTGGTGTCGTCGGCGCCCCGACAGCCGGTCCCATGCCGGGGGTCACCGACACCGCAGGACCGCCGGTCATGGGCGACACGTCGAGCATGGGGACCCAACTTCCAACCACCGCGATGACACCGGCGCGCGGGGTCGGCACTTCCGAGCCGTCAGACCTAGGTCTGGGCTGTGGCGGTGACGGCCCTTACGGCTTCCTGCCGGTGCGCCGATTTGGGTGCGCACTGAGTACTATCTC from Mycolicibacterium arabiense includes the following:
- a CDS encoding SHOCT domain-containing protein, whose amino-acid sequence is MLMTAEMGWGMMFAGLLLLVGALALVVFGAAWLADAIGRSDRPAPSASAPTAIEVLRHRYAQGAIDDEELAHRLAKLDNDTSAADCADSVRVAPTSSRPQWLSAGRAYDRRSTAMDKMIRRLRSG